Below is a genomic region from Kribbella qitaiheensis.
GTCGGCGTCGCTTGGTGGCTGCGGTCCCAGGGCTACGACACCCCCGTACTGCGGGTGCCCGCCGGCGAGGTGCCCGTCACGCACTCGGGCGACCTCACCTCGGTCCAGGCCGACCCTTCGTGGGGCAGCGCCTTCACCTGGCGCGAGGTACCTTCGGCGGCCGACGTCCTCGCCGCGGACCCGGCGTCCTACTCGGACGATCACACCTATCTCTGGTCCTGGATCTCCGAGGCGGACGGCACGATCCGGTCGCGCATGTTCGCGCCGGCCATGGGCATCGCCGAGGACGAGGCAACAGGTTCGGCCGCCACGCAGTTGACCGCGCGCCTGGGCCGCCCGCTCCACATCACCCAGGGCGCCGGCTCCCAGCTCCTCACCACGGTCGTCAGCCCGACCGCTGTCACCGTAGGCGGCCGAGCCGCCGCTGCTGCCTCGCACACCTTCACCCTCTGACAGGCCTTCTCCCGAGAATCGTTGACTGGGGGAGCCCGCGGATAGAGCATGGGGACTCGGCTACGTGGGAGGTTGTTGTGGCGGACGTTGTACGGGCGGCGCTGGTGCAGACCAAGTGGACCGGCGACCAGGAGTCCATGACGAAGGCGCACGAGGACTATGCGCGGCAGGCCGCAGCCGCCGGGGCGAAGGTGATCTGCTTCCAGGAGCTCTTCTACGGGCCGTATTTCTGCCAGTTGCAGGATCCCAAGTTCTACGAGTACGCCGAGTCCGTGCCCGGGCCGACCACCGAACGCTTCCAGGCGCTGGCCGCCGAGCTCGGCATGGTGATGGTCCTGCCCATGTACGAGCAGGAGCAGCCGGGCGTGCTCTACAACACCGCCGCGGTGATCGATGCTGACGGCAAGTACCTCGGGAAGTACCGGAAGAACCACATCCCACAG
It encodes:
- a CDS encoding PhzF family phenazine biosynthesis protein, producing MTTVDVHVVRVFVDPSGAFGNPLGIVDGAKVPAAARLGVAAALGYSETVYIDDPATGELQIFTPSIEMPFAGHPTVGVAWWLRSQGYDTPVLRVPAGEVPVTHSGDLTSVQADPSWGSAFTWREVPSAADVLAADPASYSDDHTYLWSWISEADGTIRSRMFAPAMGIAEDEATGSAATQLTARLGRPLHITQGAGSQLLTTVVSPTAVTVGGRAAAAASHTFTL